In Desulfotignum phosphitoxidans DSM 13687, the genomic stretch TTGCCCAGATCCGGCATGCCATTGACAACGGGGTCAATTACCTGGATACGGCCTGGCCGTATCACGGCGGGGACAGTGAACGGCTGGTGGGAGAGGTTTTGCAGGACGGATACCGGGACAAGGCGTTCGCCGCCACCAAGCTGCCGTCCTGGATGGTGAAAAGCCGGGGCCACATGGATGAATTCCTGGATCAGCAGTGCCTGAACCTGGGGATCGATCCCATTGATTTTTATTTGGTCCACAACCTGGCCGGTCCCATGTGGGAACGACTCAAAGGCATGGATGTGCTGGATTTCATCGATCAGGCCAGACAAAGCGGCCGGATCCGGTATGCCGGGTTTTCCTTCCACGGAAGGATTGATGATTTCAAGACCATTGTGGATGATTATGACTGGGATTTCTGCCAGATCCAGTACAATTATCTGGATGAATATCATCAGGCCGGCACGGAAGGGCTGATGTATGCCGCCCAGAAACACCTGGGCGTGATCGTGATGGAGCCGCTGCGGGGCGGCAACTTAGGGATTCCCCAGCCCCCGCCGGAAGTGGCCCGGATCTGGGAGAATGCAATGGAGTCCCGCACCCCCGTGGAATGGGCCTTAAGGTGGGTCTGGGATCATCCCGAGGTCACGATGGTGCTGTCGGGCATGAATGAAGAAGCCCATGTGGCAGAAAATCTGAATATTGCGTCTTCCGCCTTTCCCAACTCCCTGACACTTGAGGAAAAGAACCTGGTGACACAGGCGGCTGAGACCTACCGGCGCCTGATGGCCGTGAACTGTACGGGATGTGAATACTGCAAACCCTGTCCGGAAGGGGTGAACATTTCCGGGGCATTCGAGATTCTGAACAAGCTGCATTTGTTCAAAAACGAACCCGAAGCCCGGTTCATGTATGCCGTCCGGTGCGGGGATATCTTCAGCGGCGGCCAGATGGGGTATGCCTCCCAGTGCATCCAGTGCGGGGAATGCCTGGACAAATGCCCCCAGGGGATCGCCATTCCGGACATGCTGGAACAGGTGGTGGCGGACCTGGAGGATGACAAGACCCTGGAACGTCTGGCCATGGGCAAAAAAATGCTGAACATGTAACGGCCGAAGAACATACGCTGCTTTCCCATAAAATTTGTTCTTGACATCCCCGGGGAATCCAATTACTTAATCATAAATTTGATTATATTTTTAATCAAGAAATGATTCTTTATACCAAAATCGGAGGCGGATGCCATGCATGGCTGGATGGGAAAAATACTGAGAGTGGATTTGACAACGCAACAATGCAGCACCGAACCCCTGGACCCGAAAATTCTCAAAGATTATATCGGCGGCCGGGGCCTGGGGGCTTATTTTTTGAACAAAGAAGGAGATCCCCAGGCGGATCCGCTGTCTGCCGGCAATCCGATGATCATGGCCACGGGTCCTTTGACCGGAACCGGTGCCCCCACCGGAGCCCGGTACATGGTGATGACAAAATCACCTTTGACCGGGGCGGTCACCTGTTCCAACTCCGGGGGCATGTTTCCCACGGAGTTCAAGCGGACCGGGGTTGATGCGATCATCATCACGGGAAAATCCGATAAACCCGTCTATCTGTGGATCGATCACGGCAAGCCGGAACTGAGATCCGCCGACCATTTATGGGGAAAAGACACCCACCAGACCACGGACCAGCTCCTGGCTGAGACCCATGCCCAGGCCCGGGTGGCGTGTATCGGCCCGGCCGGGGAAAAACAGGTCCTGTTTGCTTCCATCATGAACGACAAGAACCGGGCCGCCGGCCGGTCCGGCGTCGGGGCGGTCATGGGCAGCAAATATCTCAAGGCCGTGGTGATCAAAGGAAAAGGCCGGATTCCGCTGGCAGACCCGGACCGGTTCAAACAGGTCAACAAACAGGTGCTGGACACGTTCCGGGAAGGGGTTGAAAAAGCCCCGCTGGGGCTGACCGTCAATGGAACCGCCGGGGTGGTCATGGCCACCCAGAACTTTGGGGTGCTGCCCACCAAAAACTGGCAGCAGGGCACGTTTGACGGATGGGAAAAAATTGACGGCCAGGAACTGACCCGGCGGTATCTGAAAAAAAATTCAGCCTGCTATGGATGCCCCATCGGGTGCGGCCGCCTGACCCGGGTGACAGACGACGGATTCGAGGGGGAAGGCGAGGGCCCGGAATATGAAACCCTGTACGCCATGGGTTCCAACTGCATGATCGACAATCTGGGCGCCATCACCAAAGCCAACTATATCTGCAATGAAATGGGCATGGACACCATCACCATGGGGGCCACCATCGCCTGTGCCATGGAACTGGTGGACCGCGGGTATCTCAGTGAAGACCGGGTGGGCCGGTCCCTTCAATGGGGAGATGCCGAAGCCCTGGTGGAACTGACCCGGATGACCGCCATGCGGGAAGGATTCGGGGATGAACTGGCCCTTGGCAGCTTCCGCCTGGCTGACAAATACGGCCATCCGGAACTGGCACCCGTTTCCAAAAAACAGGAATTTCCCGGATATGAACCCAGGGGGGCCCAGGCCATGGGTCTGGCCTATGCCACTTCCCCCATCGGCGGATCCCACATGCGCGGCGATCCCGCCTATTTTGAACTGTTCAGCGTGCCCCAGCCCATGGATCCCCATATCTGGGAAGGCAAGGCCAAAGTCACCGCAGCGTTCCAGAATCTGTCCGCCATTATCGATGCCGCGGGACTGTGCATTTTCTTTGCCGTCCGGAACCTGGCGGCAAAAGACCTGGGCGTGGCCCCCACGGGCATTCTGGAATACCTGAACGCCGCCACGGGCAGTGACTATACCCTGGAAGAACTCATGCAGGCAGGAGAACGGATCATCAATGCGGAACGAATTTTTCTGACCCATGCCGGGTTTTCCAGAAAGGATGATTCTTTGCCTGACCGGTTGACAAAAATTCCCATGCCGGACGGTCCGGCCAAAGGCCTGGTCTGCCATCTGGATGAGATGCTGGATGACTATTATGAGGTCCGGGGCTGGAACCGGGACGGCATCCCGGAAACAAAAACCCTTGAACGCCTGGACCTGGCGTGACGGGCTGAGGGATATCCCCCCATGGAGATTGAACTCAGGCTGTATGGCGGGCTGAACCGGTATGCACCGGATGGACAGACCTGTTCAGCCTGCCTTGTGGCGCCGTCTGCAACGATCAGCGATGCGGTCACCCGCTTAGGCATCCCCGGCACCGTTCATATCACCGTCCTGCGTAACGGCCGGCGGGAGGACATGTCCACCCGCCTTGAACCCGGAGACACCCTGACCCTGCTGCCGGATATCGACGGCGGTTAATCACCGGTCATCCCAGAAGAACGGAACAGGCTGTGTTCAAGGATGACTGTTTCATCTCCCGCCATCTTTATCCGACCATCAATTTTTTTCTTCAGGCATTATGCTGCGGGCTGTCGGCATCCCCAAACAGAATAGAAAATTCAGTTAATCCCGGTTCTGGAACCGGGTGGCTTCATGCGGCCACCCGGTTTTTCGTATTGGCTTCCCTTCATTTCTGCATCCGTCCCTTTTTGTTTATGTAATTATTGGTTGCTTAATGTAATTATTAATTCATATCTATATATTCTAGATTAGAAATCACAATTATTCATTGACAATAACAATAAAAACCCATTACATAAGGTCCTGGTTTTTTGAGAAGGGGTGTCTTTGTCTGCACCGCAGGCAAAGACATCAGGGTCGTGGTATGAAAATTTTTCAAGTTGAAGGAAGAAAAAATGAAAAAGATCCGGTATTTTATGGCGGTTTTATGTATCTTTTCCACTGTTTCGATCCTGCCGGCGCTTGCTCAGGAACCGGCAAGTTCAGGAGAGGTGTATGATCTGGGCGATGTGCTCATCATGGAAAAAGGCGATGAAGTGAATGCCATCACCAGCATCGACACTTTGTCCAGCTATGACATCGAAATGCAGGGAAGCCAGACCGTATCCGAAGCCCTGGAACTGATCCCGGGCCTCGATGTCCAGACCGGCGGCAAAGGGCAGTCCTATGTCACCCTTCGGGGATTTGACCAGAAAAACATCAAGGTGCTCATTGACGGGGTACCGGCCAACCCGACATATGACGGATCCCTGGACCTGTCCCAGATTCCCGTGGATGCCATTGCCAGAATCAAGGTGATCAAAGGGGCGTCTTCCGTACTTTACGGCCCCAACACCATGGGCGGGGTCATCAATATTATCACCAAAAAAGGCGGGGAAAAGCCGTTTACCAGCGTGAGAACCTCCTTTGGTGAAAACAGCACCCAGAACTATATTTTCAACCATGGGGCCGGCAAAGGCAATTTCAACTACTGGATCACGGCCAGCCAACGGAAATCAGACGGGTTCGAACTGTCGGACGATTTCGATCCCAACAACCCCGTCACCGGTATCGGCACGGACTACAACGAAGACGGCGGGGTCCGGGATCTGAGCGACTATGAAAAAACCACGGTGAGCGCCAAATTCGGATATGAATATGATGATGATTCCAAGCTGTATATGACCGTGGATTACCATGACAATGAAAGAGGCATCCCCACGGAAAATTCCAGATACTGGGATTTTAAAAACTGGGAACAATGGCATGTCAGTCTGGCCGGAGAACATGATTTCACCAACCTTTTGTCCATGAAAGCCCGGCTGTATTACATGAAACACGATGACACCCTGGAGGACGTGAGCTGGGATGCGGCCCACACCACCAGCAAGAAATGGTTCCAGACAAGCTCCTATGACGACTATTCCATTGGCGGTGAAGTCCAGGGCTACCTGGATTTCGGCGATATCAGCCTGGTGAAGATGGGCGTCAGCTACATGAAAGCCAACAACATTCAGCGGGAATATCTGGATGCCACCAGCATGCCTGTCATTAAATTCGGCGACCCCGTGGGATGGGCCCCGGAACAGGAATATGAGGTGGACATCTATTCTTTCGGGCTGGAAGACGATATCCGGGTGACCGATAAAATGACCCTGACCGCCGGGGTGAGCTATGATGTTCATGACCCGGTCAAGGCGTTTGACGGTAAAGCGTCCATCGACCGGGACAAAACCAGCACCTGGAACCCCCAGGCCGGTGTTTCCTATGATTTTACCGAAGATTTCACCATGTATGCATCCGTGGGCAAAAAGACCCGGTTTCCCCAGATGAAAGAACTGTACAGTGATCTGGCCGGGGGCAACACCGATCTGGATCCCCAGCAGACCATTGCCTATGAGATCGGCGCCACCAAGCGGTTCAATTATGGGTTAAGTCTTTCCGGCGCCCTGTTTTACAATGATATCACGGACCGGATCGACTATGATGTCAATGACGATCTCACAAACATCGGTGAAACAGAAATCAAGGGGATGGAAGCCCAGCTCAATTACCAGAGCCCATGGAACCTGGATCTGGGCCTGGGATATACTTACCTGTCCGCCACGGACAAGGCCGATGAAGCCAGACCGGAACTGGATGCCGAGAGAATTCCGGAACACAAATTTTTTGTGGATGCCAGGTATTTCTTTGATTTCGGCCTGACCGCCGCCTGCCAGGCCATTTATACCAGTGACCAGGTCGAATACGACAAAAGCTTCAATCCCAGGGATATCGATGAATTCTGGGTGGTGAACGCCAAACTGAACCAGGATATCAAGTTATTTGAAAAAATATCCACGGCCGTGTTTCTGGAAGTCAAAAACCTGTTTGACGAAGATTATGAAGAAGGCAGCGGTCCCTATCCGGGAAGAAATTTCCTGGCCGGGATGCAGTTCAGCTTTTAATTGAAACAACCCTGACAGGGCGGCAGTGTCATACCGGATAATTCCGGCCCCTGCCGCCCTGTCTGTCTGAAAGCACTGGAACACCATGACCATCAAAAAATTGCTGTGGCCGGTTGTCTGTGTGGTCTGTCTGATTTTTCTGTTCAGTATCTATACGACCGGCCAGAAAAAAAAGCAGACACCGGTGCAGGGAAACACCCGCACCATCACGGACATGAAAGGCCGGACC encodes the following:
- a CDS encoding aldo/keto reductase; translation: MLYRKMPKVKEPLSILGFGCMRLPVKDNGKIDRPRAIAQIRHAIDNGVNYLDTAWPYHGGDSERLVGEVLQDGYRDKAFAATKLPSWMVKSRGHMDEFLDQQCLNLGIDPIDFYLVHNLAGPMWERLKGMDVLDFIDQARQSGRIRYAGFSFHGRIDDFKTIVDDYDWDFCQIQYNYLDEYHQAGTEGLMYAAQKHLGVIVMEPLRGGNLGIPQPPPEVARIWENAMESRTPVEWALRWVWDHPEVTMVLSGMNEEAHVAENLNIASSAFPNSLTLEEKNLVTQAAETYRRLMAVNCTGCEYCKPCPEGVNISGAFEILNKLHLFKNEPEARFMYAVRCGDIFSGGQMGYASQCIQCGECLDKCPQGIAIPDMLEQVVADLEDDKTLERLAMGKKMLNM
- a CDS encoding aldehyde ferredoxin oxidoreductase family protein, encoding MHGWMGKILRVDLTTQQCSTEPLDPKILKDYIGGRGLGAYFLNKEGDPQADPLSAGNPMIMATGPLTGTGAPTGARYMVMTKSPLTGAVTCSNSGGMFPTEFKRTGVDAIIITGKSDKPVYLWIDHGKPELRSADHLWGKDTHQTTDQLLAETHAQARVACIGPAGEKQVLFASIMNDKNRAAGRSGVGAVMGSKYLKAVVIKGKGRIPLADPDRFKQVNKQVLDTFREGVEKAPLGLTVNGTAGVVMATQNFGVLPTKNWQQGTFDGWEKIDGQELTRRYLKKNSACYGCPIGCGRLTRVTDDGFEGEGEGPEYETLYAMGSNCMIDNLGAITKANYICNEMGMDTITMGATIACAMELVDRGYLSEDRVGRSLQWGDAEALVELTRMTAMREGFGDELALGSFRLADKYGHPELAPVSKKQEFPGYEPRGAQAMGLAYATSPIGGSHMRGDPAYFELFSVPQPMDPHIWEGKAKVTAAFQNLSAIIDAAGLCIFFAVRNLAAKDLGVAPTGILEYLNAATGSDYTLEELMQAGERIINAERIFLTHAGFSRKDDSLPDRLTKIPMPDGPAKGLVCHLDEMLDDYYEVRGWNRDGIPETKTLERLDLA
- a CDS encoding ubiquitin family protein is translated as MEIELRLYGGLNRYAPDGQTCSACLVAPSATISDAVTRLGIPGTVHITVLRNGRREDMSTRLEPGDTLTLLPDIDGG
- a CDS encoding TonB-dependent receptor plug domain-containing protein — translated: MKKIRYFMAVLCIFSTVSILPALAQEPASSGEVYDLGDVLIMEKGDEVNAITSIDTLSSYDIEMQGSQTVSEALELIPGLDVQTGGKGQSYVTLRGFDQKNIKVLIDGVPANPTYDGSLDLSQIPVDAIARIKVIKGASSVLYGPNTMGGVINIITKKGGEKPFTSVRTSFGENSTQNYIFNHGAGKGNFNYWITASQRKSDGFELSDDFDPNNPVTGIGTDYNEDGGVRDLSDYEKTTVSAKFGYEYDDDSKLYMTVDYHDNERGIPTENSRYWDFKNWEQWHVSLAGEHDFTNLLSMKARLYYMKHDDTLEDVSWDAAHTTSKKWFQTSSYDDYSIGGEVQGYLDFGDISLVKMGVSYMKANNIQREYLDATSMPVIKFGDPVGWAPEQEYEVDIYSFGLEDDIRVTDKMTLTAGVSYDVHDPVKAFDGKASIDRDKTSTWNPQAGVSYDFTEDFTMYASVGKKTRFPQMKELYSDLAGGNTDLDPQQTIAYEIGATKRFNYGLSLSGALFYNDITDRIDYDVNDDLTNIGETEIKGMEAQLNYQSPWNLDLGLGYTYLSATDKADEARPELDAERIPEHKFFVDARYFFDFGLTAACQAIYTSDQVEYDKSFNPRDIDEFWVVNAKLNQDIKLFEKISTAVFLEVKNLFDEDYEEGSGPYPGRNFLAGMQFSF